In the Nitrosopumilus cobalaminigenes genome, AGGAATCAAATCCCAATAGAGAAACGGATGCCTCAGTGATGGCAGGATTTGGGGTTTGAGAACGTATTGAATAAGTAGATTTTCCATTTGGAGCAATTACCTCAAGAGTTGTATTTCCCTGTACAATTTCTAAAGGAGTTGGATCAAAATCATCATAGAAATTTACTTGAATTTTGACATTAGTTACAGGGGTTAAGGGATTGTTATTTTCAACAATTCCAACCACAACAGTATGACCTTCTGAATCTTGATACACAAATGGTGATTCATCTTGTAATGAGACGGTTAGTGTTGGAGCATTATCATAGTATTCTTGAGAAAAACCTTGTGAAATAGGAATTAAGAGTAATACCAAAAATGAGCATAAAATTACTTTCATCATAATTTTCTTTAGTTTGGAGATTAATTTCAGGTAGCATAACAAATAGTGAACAAGAAAGGTAACAACGTTAAACCCAGTTTACACTAAAAGTTAGAAGAATAAAAAGAAATTAAAAATAGATGTAATTATTTTATTTTCTCTTTGCGGTAATTGCTAACCAGTAAATCAAACCTGGTGCTAAACCAACAATGAGTGGAATCCATACAGGCCATCCATCGACTACACTTGCCATAAGAGAAAACCGAAACTTATCCTATTTAAATCCATCCAGCAGTCTGAATTTCAGCATAGATCGGGAAGTTAGAAAGTGGACCGGACGGAATTTGAATCCGTGACCCCCCGCGTGCAAGGCGGGTATACTACCAGGCTATACTACCGGCCCACACGAAGAATGAATAAACTGTGGATTTTAATTGTTGTCTTCTTGGCAAGGATTTTATTTGAAAACATGATCGATTCAACATGGTACTTTTAGAATCTCAAATCAAACTAAAGACAGGAGACATAGCTCCTGATTTTGAATTAATGGGAATTGATGATAAAAAACATTCATTGAATGATTATAGTAACTACAAGGGAATTTTAGTAATTTTCATGTGTAATCATTGTCCATATGTTAAAGCCAAAGTAGATGCACTCAATGAACTCTATGAAAAATGTGGAAAAGACATAGCAATAATTGGAATTAACAGTAATGATTCTATAGATTATCCAGAAGACAGTTTTGATGCAATGAAAGAAACAGCAAAAGAGAAAGGATTTGGATTTGATTATTTAGTTGATGAAACCCAAGAGATTGCTAAGAAATATGGTGCAATGTGCACTCCAGACCCATTCTTGTTTAATGCACAAAAACAACTAGTTTTTCATGGAAAAATAGACAATGCAATGAAACCAGATGATGAAGCAACTGAAAAAACAATGATTCTCAATATGGAGAAATTAATTGCAGGTGAAAAAATTGAAAAAGATTTTGACCCCTCAATTGGCTGCTCAATCAAGTGGAAATAAAATTAAACTTAAATGACTCTAGCCTAGAGATTTGTTCGTGGGCTCGTAGCTCAGCTTGGCTGGAGCGTTCGACTGATAATCGAAAGGTCATGTGTTCGAATCACATCGGGCCCATTTTTCATTATTTTAAATTTTCAGATACTGTATGAGACCATTGTAAAATTTCTTCAATTTTTTCAGATACCAAGTCAGAATTCATTTTTGTTTTTTTAGATGCTTTTCCACAAAGGACCAATTTCATTTTTTCCCCAGATTTCTCTTTTATTGGATTAATAGAATCTGCAAAAAAGTTTAGGCCTTCATCAGTTTGTGAAAAGACGACTATTACCAAAATACCAGGTTTTTGCTTCCAAATTTTAGATATTAATTTTTGAAAATCAAGATCAAACAATACATCAATTGCTGAGGACATATCTCCCAAATGAGAAACCTTCCAACCATCAGAATGGTAAACTGCAGATGCTGCTTCAGAATACAATCTACTTTGAGCATCAGATGCAATGACTACAATGTTCTTTTTTACATCAGAGACCACTTGAATCTGATTAAAAATTTGCAGGGATTTTGATATGGTATTCATTAAGAGGTTTTGTTCTGAAGTTCCAATTTTTCCATCATCAAATAATTTCTTCACATGATCAATTGATGGGAAAATCACTTCTAAAATCAAACGATTTACTGTTCCTCCAGAATGCAAACAATTACGAATTAAAGAATAAACTTGGTCCTCAGTTCCTTTAACCAAATATTCAAGATATTGTGGTGCCACTTTGAAATAATCATCAGGGAAATTGAATGATTCTTGTCCTGGTTCTAAAAACCACAAAGTAACATTTCCAATGTTTTTTTGTCGGAGCAATCCTTCAGCTGCAAAAACTTTGAGATATTTTGACATGGTAATTCTGTTAATTCCAATTTTTTCAGAAATCTCTACTCCAGACATTCCAGAGACGGCATCATCTAATACTGAAATCAGTTTTTGTCTTACCTCTTCTGTAGAGTAACCTTTTCCCATAGTGCTCTTGGACTATGGTATTCTATAAAGACTAATTTTCATTAGTGCCATGAGGCATGAGTTTAGAATAAAACATTATATACTTAGTACTGTATAGTACGGTAAGGAAAAGTAAATTGCCAAAAGCCGGATTCAAATCAATCACTGTCTCAGAAACTGTTTATGATAAATTCCATGAAGTTTATCAAAAGAGTAAAGACGACCTAACAATGAAAGGGGTCAACAGTTTTGCTGGCTATGTAACTTACATGTTAGAGGAGATGATGCAAAAGGACAAGACCTTTGCAAGATATGCTCCAAAGATTGAAAAAATTTCAATTGATGATGACCGTGTTGTACTAAAAGATAATATTAAAAATAGAATTGCCGAAGTTGCGATTCAGAAAGGAGAATTGTTTTGTCAACTATGTGATGAGAAAGATTGTGTCCACGTTGGATTTGTATTCTCATTACCAGATGTTTACGAAGTCCTAAACTCTAGAGGAATTAAAAATCCAAGATAGAGTGGAGGAGGTGGGATTTGAACCCACGAACTCCTGAGAGACAGGATCACCCATTATTTGATCTTAAGTCCTGCATGTCCAAAAGCACAAAGTGCTTACTTTGGCCAGGCTTGATTACTCCTCCAAAAGGATAAAAATCTGAGTGAAATTTAACAGTTTAGAGTAAATTCGCCCAGAATGAAGAATTATAAGGATTTTCTGCAGGGTGAATTTGTGCTTCGGTAGCTCAGTCTGGTAGAGCGTTACATTGGTAATGTAAAGGTCACGGGTTCAGATCCCGTTCGAAGCTCCTTATTCCTTAATTATGTAAATTATCATGAATTTCGAGTAAATTACAAAATTTGTATTTAAGCTATTCTGAGACTAGGAAAAAGTTAGTTCAAGATCAAATTATTTTATCTAAAGCACAGTTAATGATTTTTGCAATAGCAATTATTGAAACAAGTTTACCGACAAATTGCAACTACCCCAAAACCATTTGTAAAATGGGCAGGTGGTAAACGTCAACTAATTCCTATCTTAAATGAAAATCTCCCAAAATCTTTTGGCACGTATTTTGAACCATTTATCGGGGGAGGTGCATTATTGTTTCATATTCTTACTGAGAGAAATGCTCAAAAATGCAGTATCTCAGATTTGAACACAGATTTAGTTTTAACATACACTACAATTCGAAATAGAATAGATGAACTAATTTCGTCTCTAAAAAGCCATGAAAGAAATTATCAAAAAGATTCAAAAACATACTATTATTCAGTTAGAGAATCTAATCCTAGAAGCGAAATTGAAAAAACATCAAGATTGCTCTTTTTGAATAGAACTTGTTTCAACGGATTATACAGAGTCAATAGTAAGGGGAAATTCAATGTACCTCTAGGCAGTTACACAAATCCTAACATAGTAAATGAAGAGAATTTACGCTCAGTTAGTGCCATTTTGAACACAAGTAAAGTCGCTATCAAATGTAGAGATTTCGAAGCAGTTCTAAGAGATGCAAAAAAAGGAGATCTAGTATATTTTGATCCCCCATATCAACCAGTAAGCGAAACTGCCAATTTTACAAGTTATACAAATAAGAGCTTCACATATGATGATCTTAATAGATTATCTGAACTTTGTATGAAGTTAGACTCTAAAGGATGTAAAGTTCTATTATCAAATTCTGATTCAAAAGAAGTTGCAGAAATATTCTCAAACAAATCTTGGAAAATAAATAGAATCCAAGCTAATCGTTCTATCAATTCAAACTCCAAAAAACGAACTGGACACTTTGAGTTATTGATAAAAAATTATTAGGAAACTTCAAACAAGATTTTTTTAATTTTCATAATCAAAAAATTTTGTAGAGAATACTCTAAGGAATAGATAATAAAATGAAAAGGAAAAGGTTGGAGTTTTTAGTCCCACTTTGACCAAGCGGCCATCCATCTGTATGTCCAAGTGTTCAATTTACAACCTAAAGCTGCAAATGTACATGCCAATACTGCACCTGCACCTGCACCGAGAGCAACTGGGCTGTTATAGAATTTACCTACTTGCGGTTCGATTGGTGTCATATATGGTGGCAATGTTGGTCTTGGATATTTGAATGCCGTTTCTAGTGGGTCTGCTACTGTTATCAGGTTTACCATGTTGAACAATGGTAATGACATTCCTACTAGTACGCCGCCGAACAGTATCAAGCTGTGCTTGTTCTTCTTTGTTGCCCAGTAAACCAAGTCCAACAGCATTGCTGAAGGTAGCCAAACTGGAGTTACAATGAAGTCATATGGATAACCAAGTGCGAACCATGCGCCTTTTGCTACCCATGTGTATACCGTCATAATTAGAGCGTAGTACGTTGCTGTGCCTGGAACGCCTGTAAATGTAAGATAGTATGTAGCACCTACAATTAGCATCAACGTTTGCGATATTGAGAATACCGTGTACGAAGTCCAAGCCCAGTCAGTGTAGAAGATGTAGTCTCCTGCATTAATTGTTAACAGTGTTGAGTTAACTGCAACTACTACTATGAATAAGTAGTGTGTACATCGTCTTAACCAGACCATATGAAGGTGAAGAAACGGTCAGTATATAAAATTTTAGAGTTTGATGAAGATCGTTAATCTAAACTAAAAAGGAAAATGAAAAAGAAGTGTCTGAAGGGTTTATCCTTCTAGTTACCAACGTATAGTGATATGAATAATGTACCTGCTGTAACTGCAGCAATACTGCCTGCTACGATACCATTACTATTCTTGTTGGAACCTTCTTCCATGACTTTAACACAGAAGATGTAACCTATTGCCTCAATGATTGTCAAGACGATGAATGCAAAGTGACCACTTTGAGTTGGGTATGCCCATGGATAATAGAAGTATCCTGCTGCGGTACCACCAAAAGTTGCTAACCATGCTGCCCAGAATGAAATTGTAATCATACCAGTCATGTTTTCAACACGTCTACCAATCATTCGTTCTACGTCAGCGCTTGATGATCCGCCGCCACCGCCAGAACCGAATCCTTTAGGAAGAGTCATTATGGAATTATTCTAATTCAGAATCCTTTTAAGTCTTTCTTAAACTGGGGGGCTAAGTACGATCTACGGCTTTAAGAAAAATAATAAAAATAAAAAATGTGCTAATGCACTTTTTCTAAGGAATTGCTCTGCTGTACAATTTGCCTTCTAAGGCCATCTTGTACATCTCTGCAACGTATGGATTCTCTCCTGGAGTTTCTGCACCAAGTTCTACGAGTCGAGCATATACTCTAACTACGTATGCGAGTGCACCCATGAAAGCCACTACGACTCCCATGTTAAACATCCAGTGATTTGGAACTGCAAAGATTTCTTCTACAAACCAGAAATGCCACATCTCATTGACACCAATAGTAAACATGGTTGCAAGGTAACCAAGAATGGTCATCTTCAATCCAGTGTTCATTGAATTATTTGGGCCTCTAAGAACTGGGATTTTTCTATCATAGATTGCTGCTGCTCCCCATCCAAGTGGTAATGTGATGAAATGGGAATATAGCCACCAGTGAGCTGGTGTAAAAGCACTATCTCTGATAGAGGTTTGATGCAAAGAACCATCAACGAAGTTATCAACTTCGACTGATGCTGCAGTAGAACCCATAGCAATAACGATGAGCCAGATTTTCTTTAGTCTCTGGATCTCAACTTCTTTTGGGATTAATGCGGGCATCTGTGCCATGTATACAATCATGTGAATTCGGAATATAAAGTAAGAGTTCTAGATAGGGGATTTTTTATCCAATATTTTATAATAACTTAGAAATAATATCAAAATATTACATTTTATTATCTTTAAAACTATTTAAATTTGAACATTATTTTATTGATTTCAATGTTATACATCAACGATTAACATTAAAGATAGCATCGATCCTCGCTGTTAAGGTAAAACATATAACGACGTGTTTTGATTCCAAAACTTAGGGATAACTATGGTCGAAAAAAGAATTTTCGTATTTGGACTAGCTGTCGTACTTGCACTAGGAACATTAGGTTTCAACTGGGTTGAATCCGTACTTCCAACTGCAGATGCACACGGTGTCCAAGCACAACTCCAGAGTCGTTTCATCAGAATTGAGGATGAAACCTTCAACAGACAATCCCTACAAACTGGCGAAACCTTGACACTTCAAGGAACTTTAGTTAGTTTAGTAGAAAGAGACCTAAGAGGATGGCTATCCATTTTCACAGAGTCAACCAACGCAGGTAACAGATGGGAGATGTTGGCAAGAGATCCACCAGGAAACGTCTTTGACATTCCAGGTAACTCAGTCATCGATTACTCACTATCTGCCAAAGCACTTGAAGCAGGTGTATACCACGTACACACCCAACTCAATGTAGCAAAAGTTGGTCCAGGACTTGGTCCAGGTCAAACAGTAGTAGTTGAAGGAGATCCAATTATCAAACCAATCCCATATACTAACATCGCATATCAATCAATCATTATCGGTGTTGGATATGTCATTACGTTTGCAACACGACCC is a window encoding:
- a CDS encoding methane monooxygenase/ammonia monooxygenase subunit B, which translates into the protein MVEKRIFVFGLAVVLALGTLGFNWVESVLPTADAHGVQAQLQSRFIRIEDETFNRQSLQTGETLTLQGTLVSLVERDLRGWLSIFTESTNAGNRWEMLARDPPGNVFDIPGNSVIDYSLSAKALEAGVYHVHTQLNVAKVGPGLGPGQTVVVEGDPIIKPIPYTNIAYQSIIIGVGYVITFATRPWQVI
- a CDS encoding methane monooxygenase/ammonia monooxygenase subunit C translates to MAQMPALIPKEVEIQRLKKIWLIVIAMGSTAASVEVDNFVDGSLHQTSIRDSAFTPAHWWLYSHFITLPLGWGAAAIYDRKIPVLRGPNNSMNTGLKMTILGYLATMFTIGVNEMWHFWFVEEIFAVPNHWMFNMGVVVAFMGALAYVVRVYARLVELGAETPGENPYVAEMYKMALEGKLYSRAIP
- a CDS encoding B12-binding domain-containing protein; the protein is MGKGYSTEEVRQKLISVLDDAVSGMSGVEISEKIGINRITMSKYLKVFAAEGLLRQKNIGNVTLWFLEPGQESFNFPDDYFKVAPQYLEYLVKGTEDQVYSLIRNCLHSGGTVNRLILEVIFPSIDHVKKLFDDGKIGTSEQNLLMNTISKSLQIFNQIQVVSDVKKNIVVIASDAQSRLYSEAASAVYHSDGWKVSHLGDMSSAIDVLFDLDFQKLISKIWKQKPGILVIVVFSQTDEGLNFFADSINPIKEKSGEKMKLVLCGKASKKTKMNSDLVSEKIEEILQWSHTVSENLK
- a CDS encoding thioredoxin family protein produces the protein MVLLESQIKLKTGDIAPDFELMGIDDKKHSLNDYSNYKGILVIFMCNHCPYVKAKVDALNELYEKCGKDIAIIGINSNDSIDYPEDSFDAMKETAKEKGFGFDYLVDETQEIAKKYGAMCTPDPFLFNAQKQLVFHGKIDNAMKPDDEATEKTMILNMEKLIAGEKIEKDFDPSIGCSIKWK
- a CDS encoding ammonia monooxygenase, yielding MVWLRRCTHYLFIVVVAVNSTLLTINAGDYIFYTDWAWTSYTVFSISQTLMLIVGATYYLTFTGVPGTATYYALIMTVYTWVAKGAWFALGYPYDFIVTPVWLPSAMLLDLVYWATKKNKHSLILFGGVLVGMSLPLFNMVNLITVADPLETAFKYPRPTLPPYMTPIEPQVGKFYNSPVALGAGAGAVLACTFAALGCKLNTWTYRWMAAWSKWD
- a CDS encoding DNA adenine methylase, producing the protein MKQVYRQIATTPKPFVKWAGGKRQLIPILNENLPKSFGTYFEPFIGGGALLFHILTERNAQKCSISDLNTDLVLTYTTIRNRIDELISSLKSHERNYQKDSKTYYYSVRESNPRSEIEKTSRLLFLNRTCFNGLYRVNSKGKFNVPLGSYTNPNIVNEENLRSVSAILNTSKVAIKCRDFEAVLRDAKKGDLVYFDPPYQPVSETANFTSYTNKSFTYDDLNRLSELCMKLDSKGCKVLLSNSDSKEVAEIFSNKSWKINRIQANRSINSNSKKRTGHFELLIKNY